The nucleotide sequence ACCGTTGCTCGAATGGAGGGCAACTTGCTCCCAGCCCTTTTGTATCCAATCGAGCTGGACTTGTGCTGCTTCTGTTTGTGAGACATGTACATATTCGATAGGTAAATTTGTCGCTTGTCGGATGTGCTCGACATCTCTCTTCCATTTTTCCACAAGGTTCCCCCATCTCGACATGAAAGTAAGGCTATTATACCTTAGTCGAGGGCGAGCGTGGCAGCTGTTTCTTGTAGAGCCAAAGCTGGAGCGGCCATCTCGTTGAATGGAGCATCACTGCCCAGTACATGCAAAGTTATCTCGGGACGGGAACGCAGACGGATGTTTACCCCTGTTTGCCCCAGGCCCTCACTGATGTAAAAGAGTCGACCATCCATCTCGTGAAGACCTTTCACGATATTTAGCTTAGGCAGCTTCCCCATCGTTGCGAGATGAAAGGGGCGAGGCCAATGGATTTGTCCGCCGTGAAAATGCCCTGACAACAAATAATCGTAAGCATACTCTTTCATGTGCAAAACTATATTAGGATCATGAGTCAAGACGAGCTTTGCTCCAGTCTCGGGTACACCGAAGAAAGACTTGTCCAGGTTGCTATGGCGCGTGCTGAAATCATCCACACCGATAATGTGCAGGGGCTGTCCCTTGTGATAGATGGTTTCATTTTCGTTGATAAGAACACGGCAGCCAATACGTTCTAACTCTGATTTCAACTGTGCGAGCTTGAAAGGGGTAAGAACGTAGTCGTGATTGCCAAAAACCACATAAGTTCCGAGTGCTGGCTGTAATTGCTGGAGACATTGCACAAAAGCAACTGCCTTCGGAATGTTTTTTTCGCGGTCGAGCAAATCTCCGGTAATCGCAATCAGGTCTACCTGACGCTGCGAGAAGTCATCGACAATGCACTGGGGCAATACAGACAAGTTTTCCATGTGCAAATCAGACAAATGCAAGATCGAAAGCGG is from Brevibacillus brevis and encodes:
- a CDS encoding metallophosphoesterase — protein: MIWFILLGAIALLLFRAYRNTFDVQIKEIAIPLKKSRHLQQPHEFEPLSILHLSDLHMENLSVLPQCIVDDFSQRQVDLIAITGDLLDREKNIPKAVAFVQCLQQLQPALGTYVVFGNHDYVLTPFKLAQLKSELERIGCRVLINENETIYHKGQPLHIIGVDDFSTRHSNLDKSFFGVPETGAKLVLTHDPNIVLHMKEYAYDYLLSGHFHGGQIHWPRPFHLATMGKLPKLNIVKGLHEMDGRLFYISEGLGQTGVNIRLRSRPEITLHVLGSDAPFNEMAAPALALQETAATLALD